One window of the Actinomyces procaprae genome contains the following:
- a CDS encoding PIN domain-containing protein, giving the protein MSTDGEVTGLTLDTGALLALERGDARMRALLRRAVEAGIALAVPAGVVAQAWRGGPRQARVARLLADPAVRVIPLDDVTARAVGLLCGRSGHPDVVDVHVVLHAREQGHAVVTSDPDDLHAVAPALRLITV; this is encoded by the coding sequence GTGAGCACGGACGGCGAGGTCACGGGCCTGACCCTGGACACCGGGGCGCTGCTGGCGCTTGAGCGCGGCGATGCCAGAATGCGGGCCCTGCTGCGCCGGGCAGTCGAAGCCGGGATCGCGCTGGCCGTGCCCGCGGGCGTCGTCGCCCAGGCGTGGCGAGGAGGGCCCCGCCAGGCGCGGGTCGCCCGGCTGCTCGCAGACCCGGCGGTCCGGGTGATCCCACTGGACGACGTGACGGCGCGGGCGGTCGGACTGCTGTGCGGACGCAGCGGACACCCCGACGTCGTCGACGTCCATGTGGTGCTGCACGCCCGCGAGCAGGGCCACGCGGTAGTGACCTCGGACCCGGACGACCTGCACGCCGTCGCCCCCGCGCTGCGACTCATCACCGTATAG
- a CDS encoding toxin-antitoxin system antitoxin subunit — MTQKIAVSLPDAQVSSIRRAVAQGRAASVSGYISAAIARAEREDGLAELLDDLDRELGPVDDADLAWADRALGLA; from the coding sequence ATGACTCAGAAGATTGCGGTAAGCCTACCGGATGCGCAGGTCAGCTCCATCCGGCGTGCGGTTGCGCAGGGGCGGGCGGCCTCGGTGTCCGGGTACATCAGCGCGGCGATCGCCCGTGCCGAACGCGAGGACGGCCTGGCCGAGCTGCTCGACGACTTGGACCGCGAGCTGGGCCCGGTCGACGACGCCGACCTGGCCTGGGCCGACCGCGCCCTGGGCCTGGCGTGA
- a CDS encoding carbohydrate ABC transporter permease, with product MTKSLKKYFLVFTGPTLIAFLIAFIVPFFMGLYLSLTKFTTLTNAKWVGFDNYQTALTGNTGFVKALGFTAVVSAISILTVNLGAFALAYLLTRKLRGTNLFRSVFFMPNLIGGIVLGYTWQVMLNAILRHWGQTIVNDWRLGMAGLILLINWQLMGYMMIIYIAGLQNVPPELIEAAQIDGAGKWETLRNVTIPMVMPSITICLFLTLANTFKMYDQNLALTNGAPLKQTQMAALNIVDLMYKQVGKQGIAQAQAVIFFIIVSVIAVLQLRATRAKEVDA from the coding sequence ATGACCAAGTCACTCAAGAAGTACTTCCTCGTATTCACCGGCCCCACACTGATCGCCTTCCTGATCGCCTTCATCGTGCCCTTCTTCATGGGCCTTTACCTGTCGCTGACCAAGTTCACCACGCTGACCAACGCCAAGTGGGTCGGCTTCGACAACTACCAGACCGCCCTGACCGGCAACACCGGCTTCGTCAAGGCGCTCGGCTTCACCGCCGTCGTCTCAGCCATCTCCATCCTCACTGTCAACCTCGGCGCCTTCGCCCTGGCCTACCTGCTCACCCGCAAGCTGCGGGGCACCAACCTGTTCCGCTCGGTGTTCTTCATGCCGAACCTGATCGGCGGCATCGTGCTGGGCTACACCTGGCAGGTCATGCTCAACGCCATCCTGCGCCACTGGGGTCAGACCATCGTCAACGACTGGCGCCTGGGCATGGCCGGGCTGATCCTGCTCATCAACTGGCAGCTCATGGGCTACATGATGATCATCTACATCGCCGGCCTGCAGAACGTGCCGCCGGAGCTGATCGAGGCGGCCCAGATCGACGGCGCCGGCAAGTGGGAGACGCTGCGCAACGTCACTATCCCCATGGTGATGCCGTCGATCACCATCTGCCTGTTCCTCACCCTGGCCAACACCTTCAAGATGTACGACCAGAACCTGGCCCTGACCAACGGCGCCCCGCTCAAGCAGACCCAGATGGCGGCGCTCAACATCGTCGACCTGATGTACAAGCAGGTCGGCAAGCAGGGCATCGCCCAGGCGCAGGCCGTCATCTTCTTCATCATTGTTTCCGTCATCGCCGTGCTGCAGCTGCGCGCGACCCGCGCCAAGGAGGTTGACGCGTGA
- a CDS encoding carbohydrate ABC transporter permease — MRSSKPARRKQTVGQNLLTAFLAVLTLIWIVPLLFILINSFKGKFFISDSPFSLPTGETFAGLTNYITGLQLSGFARALGWSLFITVGSVAVIVLLTAMTAYYITRVKTWWTSLIYYLFAFSMIAPFQLVMFPTVKIADMLGLATPWGMIILYLGFGGGLSVFLFAGFIKSVPLEIEEAAYMDGCSPLQSYFRVVMPLLKPTAVTVAVLNAMWVWNDFLLPNLVIGQDERYKTIPIVIQMLVGSNGNRDMGAQMAMLVLAIIPIVVFYAFGQKYIVEGVAAGAVKG, encoded by the coding sequence ATGCGGTCCTCCAAGCCCGCCCGCCGCAAGCAGACGGTCGGCCAGAACCTGCTCACCGCGTTTCTCGCGGTGCTGACGCTGATCTGGATCGTCCCGCTGCTGTTCATCCTGATCAACTCCTTCAAGGGCAAGTTCTTCATCTCCGACTCGCCCTTCTCACTGCCCACCGGCGAGACCTTCGCCGGGCTGACCAACTACATCACCGGCCTGCAGCTGTCCGGCTTCGCCCGGGCCCTGGGCTGGTCGCTGTTCATCACCGTCGGCTCGGTGGCGGTGATCGTGCTGCTGACGGCCATGACCGCGTACTACATCACCCGCGTCAAGACCTGGTGGACCTCGCTGATCTACTACCTGTTCGCCTTCTCCATGATCGCCCCCTTCCAGCTGGTCATGTTCCCGACCGTCAAGATCGCCGACATGTTGGGGCTGGCGACGCCGTGGGGCATGATCATCCTCTACCTGGGCTTCGGTGGCGGCCTGTCCGTGTTCCTGTTCGCGGGCTTCATCAAGTCCGTGCCCCTGGAGATCGAGGAGGCCGCCTACATGGACGGCTGCTCCCCGCTGCAGAGCTACTTCCGGGTGGTGATGCCGCTGCTCAAGCCGACGGCGGTGACGGTGGCGGTCCTGAACGCCATGTGGGTGTGGAACGACTTCCTCCTGCCGAACCTGGTCATCGGCCAGGACGAGCGCTACAAGACGATCCCGATCGTCATCCAGATGCTCGTCGGCTCCAACGGCAACCGCGACATGGGCGCCCAGATGGCCATGCTGGTGCTCGCCATCATCCCCATCGTCGTCTTCTATGCCTTCGGCCAGAAGTACATCGTCGAGGGCGTGGCCGCCGGCGCCGTCAAGGGCTGA
- a CDS encoding ABC transporter substrate-binding protein, producing the protein MRPITRRSMLGGSAAVALAATLAACSNGSGSNSGSGDSGTGSVYFLNFKPEAEEAFKTIASTYTEKTGVEVKVVTAASGTYEQTLQTEVAKSNPPTIFNINGPVGLATWQDYALDLSDVDFVKDLTDPSMALTDDAGTVYGSPLATEGYGLIYNGEILDKYFAMDGAKATSIDEIKSFDKLKEVVEDMQSKKGDLGIDGVFASTSLSPGEDWRWQTHLSNYPVYYEFKDKGVTDTPDLELTYSDNYQQIFDLYLNNSTVEPSALSSKTVSDSMAEFALGKAAFVQNGNWAWSQISEVDGNVVKEDQIHFMPIYIGVDGEDKSGIALGTENYLSVNSQAPEADQQASIDFLNWLFMDAEAAKLLTDNSVVSAAPYSAFAELAPADPLGAEVVEYLNNDELYPINWVFQTYPSQDFKDQVGQHLAQYAAGNESWDDVKKYFVEEWKAEKSA; encoded by the coding sequence ATGCGACCCATCACCCGTCGCTCCATGCTCGGTGGCTCCGCGGCGGTCGCGCTCGCCGCGACCCTGGCCGCCTGCTCCAACGGGTCCGGCTCCAACTCCGGCTCCGGCGATTCCGGGACGGGATCGGTCTACTTCCTCAACTTCAAGCCCGAGGCCGAGGAGGCCTTCAAGACCATCGCCTCCACCTACACCGAGAAGACCGGCGTCGAGGTCAAGGTGGTTACCGCCGCCTCCGGCACCTACGAGCAGACCCTCCAGACCGAGGTCGCCAAGTCCAACCCGCCCACGATCTTCAACATCAACGGCCCGGTCGGCCTGGCCACCTGGCAGGACTACGCCCTGGACCTGTCCGACGTCGACTTCGTCAAGGACCTCACCGACCCCTCCATGGCCCTGACCGACGACGCCGGCACCGTCTACGGCTCCCCGCTGGCCACCGAGGGCTACGGCCTGATCTACAACGGCGAGATCCTGGACAAGTACTTCGCGATGGACGGCGCCAAGGCCACCTCCATTGATGAGATCAAGAGCTTCGACAAGCTCAAGGAGGTCGTCGAGGACATGCAGTCCAAGAAGGGCGACCTGGGCATCGACGGCGTCTTCGCCTCCACCTCCCTGTCTCCGGGCGAGGACTGGCGCTGGCAGACCCACCTGTCCAACTACCCCGTGTACTACGAGTTCAAGGACAAGGGTGTCACCGACACCCCCGACCTGGAGCTGACCTACTCGGACAACTACCAGCAGATCTTCGACCTCTACCTCAACAACTCCACGGTCGAGCCCTCCGCGCTGTCCTCCAAGACTGTTTCCGACTCCATGGCCGAGTTCGCCCTCGGCAAGGCCGCCTTCGTCCAGAACGGCAACTGGGCCTGGTCCCAGATCTCCGAGGTCGACGGCAACGTCGTCAAGGAGGACCAGATCCACTTCATGCCGATCTACATCGGTGTGGACGGCGAGGACAAGTCCGGCATTGCGCTGGGCACCGAGAACTACCTGTCGGTCAACTCCCAGGCCCCCGAGGCGGACCAGCAGGCCTCCATCGACTTCCTCAACTGGTTGTTCATGGACGCCGAGGCGGCCAAGCTGCTCACCGACAACTCCGTGGTCTCCGCCGCCCCGTACTCGGCCTTCGCCGAGCTGGCGCCGGCCGATCCGCTCGGCGCCGAGGTCGTGGAGTATCTGAACAACGACGAGCTCTACCCGATCAACTGGGTCTTCCAGACCTACCCGAGTCAGGACTTCAAGGACCAGGTGGGTCAGCACCTGGCCCAGTACGCCGCGGGCAATGAGTCCTGGGACGACGTCAAGAAGTACTTCGTCGAGGAGTGGAAGGCCGAGAAGAGCGCCTGA
- a CDS encoding DUF624 domain-containing protein — MPSFLRPDSAFYRAWSAAADLVVVNLLTLLGCLPVVTAGSALTACARVVMEMVREEDTYTVRTWWRSFRTNLRQSLAWWLPVLAAGVLAAWMNLSLSQLGGAAMTGLVDAGALLIVAVLIWLVPLVAFFDNTAGTHVANAARLAVGALGRTAVCLLLLAAPVVLVVALPGARAAAGWFMVLLGVAFIGYLMALVQRPVIDRLRDAARTESPYP, encoded by the coding sequence GTGCCCAGCTTCCTCCGGCCCGACTCGGCCTTCTACCGGGCCTGGTCCGCAGCCGCGGACCTCGTCGTCGTCAATCTGCTCACCCTGCTGGGGTGCCTGCCGGTGGTGACGGCGGGGTCCGCGCTTACTGCATGTGCCCGTGTGGTGATGGAGATGGTGCGCGAGGAGGACACCTACACGGTGCGCACCTGGTGGCGGTCCTTCCGCACCAACCTCCGGCAGTCGCTGGCCTGGTGGCTGCCGGTGCTGGCCGCGGGCGTGCTGGCCGCGTGGATGAACCTGTCACTGTCCCAGCTGGGCGGTGCCGCCATGACCGGCCTGGTCGACGCCGGGGCCCTGCTGATCGTCGCCGTCCTGATCTGGCTGGTGCCGCTGGTCGCCTTCTTCGACAACACCGCCGGCACGCACGTGGCCAATGCGGCGCGCCTGGCCGTCGGGGCCCTCGGCCGTACCGCCGTGTGCCTGCTTCTGCTTGCCGCCCCCGTGGTCTTGGTGGTGGCCCTGCCGGGCGCGCGTGCCGCCGCCGGCTGGTTCATGGTGCTGCTCGGGGTGGCCTTCATCGGCTACCTCATGGCCCTGGTGCAGCGGCCCGTCATCGACCGCCTGCGCGACGCCGCCCGCACGGAGAGCCCATACCCCTAA